A single genomic interval of Porphyromonas sp. oral taxon 275 harbors:
- a CDS encoding outer membrane beta-barrel protein has product MNRLILSLLLLGLGISYGLSASAQTKLSSAQTKISSSAQTKISSSAQAKLSGRVLDEQRKGVEAAIVLLITSPDSMLVASTLTDSLGRFSLSARPGDFVLCVRNLGYKEARRSLRLESSERLGDILLEPEAQALEKVVVTARRSRPLTTVTQGKIQLHVAQSYLSDLGSALDVLKHAPGITVSSKGEISLATIGGTALYVNGKKLMLQGEERAAFLRTLSSSKIARIESSPSPNASFGTDGAGGIINIILKATEGEGFFLSTSHSAAYWENLRQSSDFALSYNRSKWQLGLNYSHSIGHHAMDYGYEKLQGGDRSVSTTIDTDKRNTYTAGLDFAWQLSPRSQLSVSSSVSLLAGPGLTETSTELYKGEHTLTGILKARNDYVKQQTLRYSHSANYRYSPSEQQQLSLSADWTHFDGTARCEQPNDYYSPSHTLLRSELFYSQPEKEIDIYALLADYKYAPSARSELLSGLKGSLIKSGNSFVFTRNGLLDPQRSNRFYYDEANLEAYTQYTHSWDRLELSAGLRLEYMHTLGRLRAHSPQGSEEHRGGRLRLFPNLSLSYTQPSGGKLSLLYSQRQDKPRYEDLNPFEYLLDEFSYWKGNPFLRPQTSDKILLSYSLRSLSLSLYYTRLEDYFTGITDALGQDKTIMTTKNIGRQQQAGLEVIYSRRLTPWWDFSANVGLYYFVNRLDYEHYQQTYQRPSCSLSASNSLLLPLGLNLELSGRYHSARQGGSYELSKPTGSIDLGLNRSWQGGRLRLALLLTDLLHSERWDSYGTKDALSLSSWGNGESRKLILRLSYSLGKQKYPKQEQKLEEVNRL; this is encoded by the coding sequence ATGAATAGACTTATACTCAGCCTGCTCCTACTGGGGCTCGGCATCAGCTACGGGCTCAGCGCGAGCGCTCAGACCAAACTCAGTAGCGCACAGACGAAGATCAGCAGCAGCGCTCAGACGAAGATCAGCAGTAGCGCACAGGCGAAGCTCAGCGGCAGGGTGCTCGACGAGCAGCGCAAGGGCGTAGAGGCAGCTATCGTGCTGCTTATTACTTCGCCCGACAGCATGCTGGTAGCCTCGACGCTGACCGACAGTCTGGGGCGCTTCTCCCTATCGGCGCGTCCGGGCGACTTCGTTCTCTGTGTCCGCAACCTCGGCTATAAGGAGGCTAGGCGCAGCCTGCGCCTCGAGAGCTCCGAACGGCTGGGCGACATCCTGCTGGAGCCCGAGGCGCAGGCTCTGGAGAAGGTCGTCGTCACGGCGCGCAGGTCCCGTCCGCTCACCACCGTCACGCAGGGCAAAATCCAGCTCCACGTGGCGCAGTCCTACCTCAGTGACCTGGGCAGCGCGCTGGACGTCCTGAAGCACGCCCCCGGCATCACCGTCAGCAGCAAGGGCGAGATCTCGCTGGCGACGATCGGCGGGACGGCCCTCTACGTCAATGGCAAGAAGCTGATGCTGCAGGGCGAGGAGCGTGCGGCCTTCCTTCGCACCCTCTCCTCCTCCAAGATCGCCCGTATCGAGAGCTCCCCCAGCCCCAATGCGAGCTTCGGTACCGACGGTGCGGGAGGCATCATCAACATCATCCTCAAGGCCACGGAGGGCGAAGGCTTCTTCCTCTCGACCTCCCACAGCGCAGCCTACTGGGAGAACCTTAGGCAAAGCTCGGACTTCGCCCTCTCCTACAACAGGAGCAAGTGGCAGCTGGGGCTCAACTACAGCCACAGCATCGGCCACCACGCCATGGACTACGGCTACGAGAAGCTGCAGGGGGGTGATCGCAGCGTCTCGACGACGATCGACACCGATAAGCGCAATACCTACACGGCGGGACTAGACTTCGCCTGGCAGCTGAGCCCGAGGAGCCAGCTCTCCGTCAGCAGCTCCGTCAGCCTACTGGCTGGCCCCGGCCTCACAGAGACGAGCACCGAGCTCTACAAGGGGGAGCACACGCTCACGGGTATCCTCAAGGCACGTAATGACTATGTCAAGCAGCAGACCCTGCGCTACAGTCATAGCGCGAACTACCGCTACAGCCCCTCCGAGCAGCAGCAACTCTCCCTCTCGGCCGACTGGACGCACTTCGACGGCACGGCACGCTGCGAGCAGCCCAACGACTACTATTCTCCCTCCCACACGCTCCTGCGGTCGGAGCTCTTCTACTCGCAGCCCGAGAAGGAGATCGACATCTACGCGCTGCTGGCGGACTACAAGTACGCCCCCAGCGCACGGAGCGAGCTCCTCTCGGGGCTCAAGGGCTCGCTCATCAAGAGCGGGAATAGCTTCGTCTTCACCCGCAATGGGCTCCTCGACCCCCAGCGCTCCAACCGCTTCTACTACGATGAGGCGAACCTCGAGGCCTACACACAGTACACCCACTCCTGGGATCGGCTCGAGCTCAGCGCAGGCCTACGCCTGGAGTACATGCACACCCTCGGCAGGCTCCGCGCCCACAGCCCTCAGGGATCCGAGGAGCACCGCGGCGGGCGGCTGCGCCTCTTCCCCAACCTCAGCCTCAGCTATACGCAGCCCTCGGGGGGAAAGCTCAGCCTCCTCTACAGCCAACGGCAGGACAAGCCCCGCTACGAGGATCTCAACCCCTTCGAATACCTCCTCGACGAGTTCTCCTACTGGAAGGGAAACCCCTTCCTCCGCCCTCAGACGAGTGATAAAATCCTCCTCAGCTACAGCCTCCGAAGCCTCTCACTCAGCCTCTACTACACGCGGCTGGAGGACTACTTCACTGGGATCACCGATGCTCTGGGGCAGGACAAGACCATCATGACGACCAAGAACATCGGCCGTCAGCAGCAGGCGGGGCTCGAGGTCATATACTCGAGACGCCTCACCCCCTGGTGGGACTTCAGCGCCAATGTGGGCCTCTACTACTTTGTCAACCGCCTAGACTATGAGCACTACCAGCAGACCTATCAGCGCCCCTCCTGCTCCCTCTCGGCGAGCAACAGCCTCCTGCTGCCCCTCGGGCTTAACCTAGAGCTCTCGGGGCGCTACCACTCCGCGCGCCAGGGTGGGAGCTATGAGCTGAGTAAGCCCACAGGCAGCATCGACCTCGGTCTGAATCGCAGCTGGCAAGGCGGACGGCTACGTCTAGCGCTCCTCCTGACCGACCTCCTGCACAGCGAGCGCTGGGACAGCTACGGGACGAAGGACGCCCTCAGCCTCTCCTCCTGGGGTAATGGCGAGAGCCGCAAGCTCATCCTTCGGCTCAGCTACAGCCTCGGCAAGCAGAAGTACCCCAAGCAGGAGCAGAAGCTCGAGGAGGTCAATAGACTCTAG
- a CDS encoding RNA methyltransferase translates to MPIIPITSLDEYPELALFASLTEAQLRQQELGGQGVFIAESPKVIHRALDAGYSPIALLTEERHITGDAASLIERCGTIPVYTGARALLAGLTGYTLTRGVLAAMRRPEPPALETLLGTARRVVVIDGVVDSTNVGAIFRSAAALGVDAVLLTPGACDPLTRRSARVSMGATFLVPWCWITPPLAQLRDYGFTTVAMALREDALELGDPRLLEPERLALILGTEGDGLAPETISGADLVVRIPMAHEVDSLNVAAAAAVAIWELRLRR, encoded by the coding sequence ATGCCCATTATCCCCATTACTTCGCTCGACGAGTACCCCGAGCTCGCCCTCTTCGCCTCGCTGACGGAGGCCCAGCTGCGCCAGCAGGAGCTCGGCGGGCAGGGTGTCTTCATCGCCGAGAGTCCCAAGGTCATCCACCGAGCGCTCGACGCGGGCTACAGCCCTATAGCGCTCCTGACCGAGGAGCGGCACATCACGGGCGACGCGGCCTCCCTCATCGAGCGCTGTGGCACAATTCCCGTCTATACAGGGGCACGTGCACTGCTGGCGGGGCTCACGGGCTATACTCTCACGCGGGGCGTGCTGGCAGCGATGCGTCGCCCCGAGCCGCCCGCGCTAGAGACCCTGCTGGGGACGGCGCGTCGCGTGGTCGTCATCGATGGGGTAGTGGATAGTACCAATGTCGGGGCGATCTTCCGCTCCGCCGCAGCCCTTGGGGTGGATGCCGTGCTGCTGACCCCTGGCGCCTGTGACCCGCTCACGCGGCGATCGGCGCGCGTCTCTATGGGTGCTACCTTCCTCGTGCCCTGGTGCTGGATCACGCCCCCGCTGGCGCAGCTGCGAGACTATGGCTTCACCACGGTAGCGATGGCCCTCCGTGAGGATGCGCTCGAGCTGGGCGATCCGCGCCTACTTGAGCCTGAGCGTCTGGCGCTCATCCTCGGCACGGAGGGCGACGGCCTTGCCCCAGAGACGATCTCGGGGGCGGACCTCGTCGTACGCATCCCCATGGCACACGAGGTGGATTCGCTCAACGTGGCCGCGGCCGCCGCTGTCGCCATCTGGGAGCTGCGCCTGCGGCGCTAA
- a CDS encoding GIN domain-containing protein has translation MNTKYSLPPASLLLVLTLSLLSLSSCRLSSSHLGFTKVDSTALPDCEALIVDFPIDVKVHVGERTAIVFDPEMPEQVRRELELRTDGRALLITSRREQTGFGRFLGRWSRKGAKAEVWVTSLRGLELGSSARAQLVDSITTPSLRLILSGASTLTGLRLSAGKFLFSSAGASVASGRVSVDEACQLELEGASTLRLEGHVDDLKLELKGASTLKAPELQGRVVSAELSGASTAHIGEMEALSYALSGASRLSYRGRPVLGERSVTGASSVSAH, from the coding sequence ATGAACACCAAGTACTCCCTACCTCCAGCGAGCCTGCTGCTCGTCCTGACCCTCTCGCTACTCTCTCTCTCGTCCTGCCGCCTGAGCTCCTCACACCTAGGCTTCACCAAGGTCGACAGCACGGCGCTGCCCGACTGCGAAGCGCTCATCGTAGACTTCCCCATCGATGTCAAGGTGCACGTCGGGGAGCGCACGGCCATCGTCTTCGACCCCGAGATGCCCGAGCAGGTACGGCGCGAGCTGGAGTTGCGCACCGATGGTAGGGCGCTGCTCATCACCTCGCGCAGGGAGCAGACGGGCTTCGGCCGCTTCCTCGGGCGCTGGTCGCGCAAGGGCGCCAAGGCGGAGGTCTGGGTGACGAGCCTACGCGGGCTCGAACTCGGCTCCTCGGCGAGGGCGCAGCTCGTCGATAGCATCACGACGCCGAGCCTTAGGCTGATCCTCTCGGGCGCCTCGACGCTCACAGGGCTGCGGCTCAGTGCGGGCAAGTTCCTCTTCTCCTCCGCGGGCGCCAGCGTAGCCTCGGGGCGGGTGTCTGTGGATGAGGCCTGCCAGCTGGAGCTCGAGGGCGCGAGCACGCTGCGCCTCGAGGGCCACGTCGATGACCTCAAGCTGGAGCTCAAGGGCGCCAGCACGCTCAAGGCTCCCGAGCTCCAGGGCCGCGTCGTCTCGGCGGAGCTGAGCGGTGCCTCGACAGCGCATATCGGCGAGATGGAGGCCCTCAGCTATGCCCTCTCGGGGGCCTCGCGCCTCAGCTACCGCGGGCGTCCCGTCCTCGGCGAGCGCTCGGTGACGGGCGCCAGCAGCGTCTCGGCGCACTAA
- a CDS encoding DNA alkylation repair protein, whose amino-acid sequence MSYTIDGLTITEQLLRLTGRANKPFAERLHPGIPGVLGLRIPDLRALARRIAKQPDWERYLAEAEAGARSETEDFMEARILHGLVLGQIPVGALEPYLQHVARWVERINSWSVCDTFTFAGGKRLVAEHSEQLWRFLTSYLEREEEYPLRFGIVVLMQYFVDAEHVAELLERYLTVRHEGYYVRMGLAWAIAECYVRYPEVTEPYLSERRFAPWVHNKALQKIRESLRCSSEEKRRLAALRVPLPKD is encoded by the coding sequence ATGTCCTATACGATCGACGGGCTGACCATCACCGAGCAGCTCCTCCGCCTCACGGGGCGCGCCAATAAGCCCTTCGCCGAGCGCCTGCACCCAGGCATCCCAGGGGTGCTCGGGCTCCGTATCCCTGACCTCAGAGCGCTGGCCAGGCGGATTGCTAAGCAGCCCGACTGGGAGCGCTACCTCGCGGAGGCTGAGGCGGGCGCCCGCTCCGAGACTGAGGACTTCATGGAGGCACGCATCCTGCACGGGCTCGTCCTCGGGCAGATCCCCGTGGGCGCGCTAGAGCCCTACCTCCAGCATGTGGCGCGCTGGGTGGAGCGGATCAACTCCTGGTCGGTCTGTGATACCTTCACCTTCGCTGGTGGGAAGCGGCTGGTGGCGGAGCATAGTGAACAGCTGTGGCGCTTCCTCACCTCCTACCTAGAGCGGGAGGAGGAGTATCCGCTGCGCTTCGGCATTGTCGTCCTGATGCAGTACTTCGTCGATGCAGAGCACGTGGCCGAGCTCCTGGAGCGCTACCTCACGGTACGCCACGAGGGCTACTATGTGCGTATGGGGCTCGCGTGGGCCATCGCCGAGTGCTATGTGCGCTACCCTGAGGTCACGGAGCCCTATCTCTCGGAGCGCCGCTTCGCCCCCTGGGTACACAACAAGGCGCTGCAGAAGATCCGCGAGTCGCTGCGCTGCTCCTCCGAGGAGAAGCGACGGCTGGCAGCGCTGCGTGTCCCCCTGCCGAAGGACTAG
- the rodA gene encoding rod shape-determining protein RodA: MSRRPSGGLLQSIDWVSIAMYLMLIFFGWLSICGASYNFETEQLLSPGSRPLMQLLWMGLGLVLGFAVLSLDTDIYEVGAPLFYGAMMLLLMVTIVIAPDIKGSRSWLVLGPVRLQPAEFAKVATALMLAWLCNQYEFEIKSIRSYLKLFGLVLFPVLLILLQQETGSALVFFALFLALFREGFSGLFMGLSFSAAVYFIGALIFEDTLWGGETQADLFFVCNAILIFTGVLYAVYGKGRERWRWLRYGALGMLGVYFVCMLISFFVSFDWAYVALGMLVLGVLGLLYLALRDYLLRYVMMALFALGSMGFFYSVGYVFDEILQPHQQVRIKIALGIESDLKGKGYNVDQSKIAIGSGGLTGKGFLKGTQTKLNYVPEQETDFIFCTVGEESGFVGSSLLLLFYGAFILRILALAERQVTHFGRVYGYCVASIFLFHLFINVGMVLGLVPVIGIPLPFFSYGGSSLWGFTFLLFIFLGIDARRTMRRA, encoded by the coding sequence ATGAGCAGACGTCCCTCGGGCGGCTTGCTGCAGTCCATCGACTGGGTGAGCATCGCCATGTACCTCATGCTGATCTTCTTCGGATGGCTCTCCATCTGCGGGGCCTCGTACAACTTCGAGACCGAGCAGCTTCTCTCCCCAGGCAGCCGCCCCCTGATGCAGCTCCTCTGGATGGGGCTCGGGCTGGTACTGGGCTTCGCCGTCCTCTCGCTCGATACCGATATCTACGAGGTGGGGGCGCCGCTCTTCTATGGGGCGATGATGCTCCTGCTGATGGTGACTATCGTCATAGCCCCCGACATCAAGGGATCCCGCTCGTGGCTGGTGCTGGGGCCTGTGCGCCTACAGCCCGCAGAGTTTGCCAAGGTCGCCACAGCGCTGATGCTGGCCTGGCTGTGTAATCAGTACGAGTTCGAGATCAAGTCCATACGCAGCTACCTCAAGCTCTTCGGGCTGGTGCTCTTCCCCGTGCTGCTGATCCTGCTGCAGCAGGAGACGGGCTCGGCGCTGGTCTTCTTCGCCCTCTTCCTGGCGCTCTTCCGCGAAGGCTTCTCCGGGCTCTTTATGGGGCTGAGCTTCTCGGCGGCGGTCTACTTCATCGGGGCGCTGATCTTCGAGGACACGCTGTGGGGCGGGGAGACGCAGGCCGATCTCTTCTTCGTCTGTAATGCGATCTTGATCTTCACGGGCGTGCTCTACGCCGTCTATGGCAAGGGGCGCGAGCGCTGGCGTTGGCTACGCTACGGGGCGCTGGGGATGCTGGGCGTGTACTTCGTCTGTATGCTCATCAGCTTCTTCGTGAGCTTCGACTGGGCCTACGTAGCGCTGGGGATGCTGGTGCTGGGTGTGCTCGGGCTGCTCTATCTAGCGCTGAGGGACTACCTGCTGCGCTATGTGATGATGGCCCTCTTTGCCCTCGGATCGATGGGCTTCTTCTACTCGGTGGGCTACGTCTTCGATGAGATCCTGCAGCCCCACCAGCAGGTGCGTATCAAGATCGCCCTGGGTATTGAGAGTGACCTCAAGGGCAAGGGCTACAATGTCGACCAGTCCAAGATCGCCATCGGCTCGGGAGGGCTGACGGGTAAGGGCTTTCTCAAGGGCACGCAGACCAAGCTGAACTACGTGCCCGAGCAGGAGACGGACTTCATCTTCTGCACCGTGGGCGAGGAATCGGGCTTCGTCGGCTCCTCGCTGCTGCTGCTCTTCTACGGTGCCTTCATCCTGCGCATCCTCGCGCTGGCAGAGCGTCAGGTGACGCACTTCGGCCGTGTCTACGGCTATTGTGTGGCCTCGATTTTCCTCTTCCACCTCTTCATCAACGTCGGTATGGTGCTGGGGCTGGTGCCCGTGATCGGTATCCCGCTGCCCTTCTTCAGCTATGGGGGGAGCTCGCTCTGGGGCTTCACCTTCCTGCTCTTCATCTTCCTCGGCATCGACGCGCGGCGTACGATGCGCCGAGCCTAG
- the mrdA gene encoding penicillin-binding protein 2, which translates to MVSDELYKRRLLLPLLTVVIVGVFVMRLFFLQVASNDYKRRAENNAYYILSTIPARGVIYDRYGQLLVANRPIYDLMVVMHQAKDKLDTTLLASTLGLPREEIVARLAAVRDRSINRGYNPYTPQVLLSQLEPEDVGRFEEQLYKFPGFSVRSRTIRQYDYHNGAHLLGYMSEASTADLERDSAIMSGDFVGRSGVERTYDEVLRGEKGQEIFYRDARGRIQGRLDGGTHDKAPVPGRDLTLSIDAGLQALGERMMRGKRGAIVAIEPETGEVLAMVTAPNYDPALLAGKDKGSNHRMLEESYGKPLLNRAIQGNYPPGSTFKPAQGAIFLAEGVLSPSTPLSCYGGYPRLGGKPKCHPHGSPISLVPALATSCNAYFCWGMHFLLDDRKRYPSVEVALEHWKERIVRLGYGYRLGVDLPGEKRGYIPNSSVYDKAYKGRWNSSTIISISIGQGEVLATPLQIANLAAIIANRGSYVRPHLVRHISGQRLDTMYTQRQQSGISPEHWEYIVQGMAQAVTGGTCRAANFAPGQVEVCGKTGTAENPHGKDHSAFIGFAPRSRPRIAVSVYVENGGFGAHYGVPIGRVMMEYYLRGGKLSGAGEAIASQMEHRSISYLNDL; encoded by the coding sequence ATGGTCAGTGACGAACTCTACAAGCGTCGCCTGCTGCTCCCCCTACTGACGGTCGTCATCGTCGGGGTCTTCGTCATGCGGCTCTTCTTCCTTCAGGTCGCTAGCAACGACTACAAACGTCGTGCCGAGAACAACGCCTACTACATCCTCTCCACCATCCCAGCCCGCGGGGTGATCTATGATCGCTACGGGCAGCTGCTGGTGGCGAACCGCCCCATCTACGACCTCATGGTCGTGATGCATCAGGCTAAGGACAAGCTCGATACGACGCTGCTAGCCTCGACGCTGGGCCTGCCGCGCGAGGAGATCGTAGCGCGCCTGGCTGCCGTCCGAGACCGCAGTATCAACCGCGGCTACAATCCCTACACGCCGCAGGTGCTGCTCTCGCAGCTCGAGCCCGAGGATGTGGGCCGCTTCGAGGAGCAGCTGTATAAGTTCCCCGGCTTCTCCGTCCGCTCCCGCACGATACGTCAGTACGATTACCACAACGGCGCCCATCTGCTGGGCTATATGTCCGAGGCCTCCACGGCCGACCTCGAGCGCGACAGTGCCATCATGTCGGGCGACTTCGTCGGGCGTAGCGGCGTGGAGCGTACCTATGATGAGGTGCTGCGTGGGGAGAAGGGGCAAGAGATCTTCTACCGCGATGCCCGCGGCCGTATCCAGGGGCGCCTCGATGGCGGGACGCATGACAAGGCCCCCGTCCCTGGCCGCGACCTCACCCTATCTATAGACGCGGGGCTCCAAGCCCTCGGCGAGCGCATGATGCGTGGCAAGCGCGGCGCCATCGTCGCCATCGAGCCCGAGACGGGCGAGGTGCTGGCTATGGTCACGGCGCCGAACTATGACCCCGCGCTGCTGGCAGGTAAGGACAAGGGCAGTAACCACCGTATGCTCGAGGAGAGCTACGGGAAGCCGCTCCTGAACCGTGCCATACAGGGTAACTACCCCCCGGGCTCGACCTTCAAGCCCGCACAAGGGGCGATCTTCCTAGCCGAAGGCGTCCTCTCCCCCTCTACACCTCTCAGCTGCTACGGCGGCTATCCGCGCCTCGGTGGGAAGCCTAAGTGCCACCCCCACGGCTCGCCTATCTCGCTCGTCCCAGCACTGGCTACCTCCTGCAACGCCTACTTCTGCTGGGGGATGCACTTCCTCCTAGACGACCGCAAGCGCTATCCGAGTGTAGAGGTCGCCCTCGAGCACTGGAAGGAGCGCATCGTGCGCCTCGGCTACGGCTACCGCCTCGGCGTAGACCTCCCAGGGGAGAAGCGCGGCTACATCCCCAATAGCAGCGTCTACGACAAGGCCTATAAGGGACGCTGGAATTCCTCTACCATCATCTCCATCTCCATCGGGCAGGGCGAAGTGCTCGCCACGCCGCTACAGATCGCCAACCTTGCGGCCATCATCGCCAATCGTGGCAGCTACGTCCGTCCCCATCTGGTGCGCCACATCTCGGGCCAGCGCCTGGACACGATGTACACGCAGCGCCAGCAGTCGGGCATCTCGCCCGAGCACTGGGAGTATATCGTGCAGGGGATGGCGCAGGCCGTCACGGGCGGTACCTGCCGCGCGGCCAACTTCGCCCCTGGCCAAGTCGAGGTCTGCGGTAAGACGGGTACGGCCGAGAACCCGCACGGTAAGGATCACTCGGCCTTCATCGGCTTTGCCCCCCGCTCGCGTCCCCGCATCGCCGTCTCGGTCTATGTGGAGAATGGGGGCTTCGGGGCGCACTACGGCGTACCTATCGGCCGTGTGATGATGGAGTACTACCTACGTGGGGGCAAGCTCTCGGGTGCTGGTGAGGCCATAGCCTCGCAGATGGAGCACCGCAGCATCTCCTACCTCAACGATCTATAG
- a CDS encoding rod shape-determining protein MreD, with amino-acid sequence MNSSYLRFVLMSLLLIAVQVWVLSPVELFRVATPFVYPFVLMLLPIGANRSLLPILGFAIGGAIDVLGLTPGIHAAAMTLAAFVRYPLLQALTDRETPPSALPLYGTLRSGAIILMSLLLLIHHLALYLLVGATLHRDPYVLLSFAAGYGLSWLIGLILLFFFGTEPPHRS; translated from the coding sequence ATGAATAGCAGCTACCTACGCTTCGTCCTGATGAGCCTGCTCCTGATCGCGGTGCAGGTCTGGGTACTCAGTCCCGTGGAGCTCTTCCGCGTAGCGACGCCCTTCGTCTATCCCTTCGTCTTGATGCTGCTGCCCATTGGGGCCAATCGTAGCCTCCTGCCCATCCTCGGCTTTGCCATCGGTGGCGCCATCGATGTGCTGGGGCTCACGCCTGGGATTCATGCTGCGGCGATGACGTTGGCGGCCTTCGTCCGCTACCCCCTACTGCAGGCGCTCACGGACAGGGAGACGCCGCCCTCGGCTCTGCCTCTCTACGGCACGCTGCGCAGCGGGGCGATCATCCTGATGAGTCTCCTACTGCTCATCCATCACCTAGCGCTCTACCTTCTGGTGGGGGCGACGCTGCACCGCGATCCCTATGTCCTGCTTAGCTTCGCCGCAGGCTATGGCCTGAGCTGGCTGATCGGGCTGATCCTCCTCTTCTTCTTCGGCACCGAGCCGCCGCACCGTAGCTAG
- the mreC gene encoding rod shape-determining protein MreC encodes MQQILEFLKRYRHWFVFILLEVIALTCVLSGSVYARSIAWYATSRVVGQLNEWMTEAWSYMDLRASNERLLLENAQLRHSYTLLSRQMQDAEAHGTLPHLHVTDSLPMSSGAVVVARVVNRVTRTGEVYYTINKGSADGIETDMGVMSSTGVVGAVMATSSHYALVIPVLNPKIRLSCTLRGQSVSGTLTAPTNPNDNAAVLSGVPPHARPQKGDTIMTSGYSYLFPEGMMVGTVADAKPVRTKGAAGIFANYTVRLATDFQSLRYVYVILAKPSREVKALEDSIATNE; translated from the coding sequence GTGCAGCAGATCCTCGAGTTCCTCAAGCGCTATCGGCATTGGTTCGTCTTCATCCTACTGGAGGTGATCGCTCTGACCTGTGTGCTGAGCGGCTCGGTCTATGCACGGAGCATAGCGTGGTACGCCACGAGCCGCGTGGTGGGGCAGCTCAACGAGTGGATGACCGAGGCCTGGAGCTACATGGATCTCAGGGCCTCCAACGAGCGCCTGCTCCTGGAGAACGCCCAGCTGCGCCATAGCTACACCCTGCTCTCACGCCAGATGCAGGATGCTGAGGCCCACGGCACGCTGCCGCATCTGCACGTCACCGATAGCCTCCCGATGAGCTCGGGAGCCGTCGTGGTGGCGCGTGTCGTCAATAGGGTGACGCGTACCGGCGAGGTCTACTACACGATCAACAAGGGCTCGGCCGACGGCATCGAGACCGATATGGGCGTGATGAGCAGCACCGGCGTCGTCGGGGCCGTGATGGCCACGAGCAGCCACTACGCCCTGGTCATCCCCGTGCTCAACCCCAAGATCCGCCTCTCCTGCACCCTGCGCGGGCAGTCCGTCAGCGGGACGCTCACGGCACCGACCAATCCCAACGACAATGCTGCCGTCCTCTCGGGCGTACCGCCTCATGCGCGGCCTCAGAAGGGCGACACGATCATGACCAGCGGCTATTCCTACCTCTTCCCCGAGGGGATGATGGTGGGGACGGTAGCCGATGCCAAGCCCGTACGCACTAAGGGCGCCGCGGGCATCTTCGCCAACTACACGGTGCGCCTGGCGACGGACTTCCAGTCGCTGCGCTACGTCTACGTCATCCTCGCCAAGCCCTCGCGAGAGGTCAAGGCCCTAGAGGACTCTATTGCGACGAATGAATAG
- a CDS encoding rod shape-determining protein gives MGLFSFRQELAMDLGTANTIIVKDDKIVLDEPSVVAFDNRTGEMIAVGTKAREMYEKGNSNIRTIRPLREGVIADFDAAEHMIRGMIRMIVPRRPWHKPTLRMVVCIPSGSTEVEIRAVRDSSERAEARDIYMIYEPMAAAIGVGIDVLAPEGHMIVDIGGGTTEIAVISLGGIVEDQSIDTAGDELTQDIIDHMRDTHQIKVGERTAEQIKIRVGAVYEELDEEPEPFTVWGANMMDTLPRKVDVNYHEICQCLDASIAKIESAILRSLEATPPELYADIVANGVVLTGGGALLRGLDKRLSKRFGLNFQIAENPLHSVAIGTGIALKNIHNFNFLFR, from the coding sequence ATGGGATTATTCTCCTTCCGCCAAGAGCTGGCCATGGACCTTGGCACAGCCAATACGATTATCGTCAAGGATGACAAGATCGTCCTCGACGAGCCCTCTGTCGTGGCCTTCGACAACCGCACCGGTGAGATGATCGCCGTCGGGACCAAGGCGCGCGAGATGTACGAGAAGGGCAACTCCAACATCCGCACCATCCGTCCCCTACGTGAGGGCGTGATCGCGGACTTCGACGCTGCCGAGCACATGATCCGTGGCATGATCCGTATGATCGTGCCCCGCCGCCCTTGGCACAAGCCCACGCTGCGTATGGTCGTCTGTATCCCCTCAGGCAGCACGGAGGTCGAGATACGTGCCGTGCGTGACTCCAGCGAGCGCGCCGAGGCCCGTGACATCTATATGATCTACGAGCCTATGGCTGCTGCTATCGGCGTCGGCATCGATGTGCTGGCACCCGAGGGGCATATGATTGTGGATATTGGTGGCGGGACGACGGAGATCGCCGTCATCTCGCTAGGGGGTATCGTAGAGGATCAGTCCATCGATACCGCAGGCGATGAGCTCACGCAGGACATCATCGACCACATGCGCGACACCCATCAGATCAAGGTCGGGGAGCGTACGGCAGAGCAGATCAAGATACGCGTCGGCGCCGTCTATGAGGAGCTCGACGAGGAGCCCGAGCCCTTCACCGTATGGGGAGCCAACATGATGGACACGCTGCCCCGCAAGGTGGACGTCAACTACCACGAGATCTGCCAGTGCCTGGATGCCTCGATCGCCAAGATCGAGAGCGCTATCCTGCGTTCGCTGGAGGCTACTCCGCCCGAGCTCTATGCCGATATCGTCGCCAATGGGGTCGTCCTTACCGGTGGTGGGGCACTGCTGCGCGGGCTGGACAAGCGCCTGAGCAAGCGCTTCGGGCTCAACTTCCAGATCGCTGAGAACCCGCTCCACTCCGTCGCTATCGGTACCGGGATCGCGCTGAAGAACATCCATAACTTCAACTTCCTCTTCCGCTAG